Proteins encoded in a region of the Coffea eugenioides isolate CCC68of chromosome 4, Ceug_1.0, whole genome shotgun sequence genome:
- the LOC113769403 gene encoding F-box/kelch-repeat protein SKIP11-like gives MKSSKRLAFRGQGSKQKCPKGGNSKRKHLEEETGVMKPSKPLAFQGQAMDQEDDQVHYGYYIDTSSLVLQLGQDLSINCLLRCSRADYGTIASLNQSFRSLIRRGDLYKLRRQLGIVEHWVYVSCSLLEWEAFDPLRRRWMSLPKMISNECFLFSDKESLAVGTELLVFGKEIESQVIYKYSILTNAWSFGVRTNIPRWLFGSASLGEIAIVACGCDSKGNLLSSAELYNSMTESWCTLPRMHKPRKLCSGVFIDSKFYVIGGVGIGNPSASDGASLKVLTCGEVYDLRTGTWFEIPDMYPQCAREGTYDSPATTRAPALLAVVKNELYAAYCDEKEVWKYDKQRNMWITIGRLPEQATSMNGWGLAFRACGNQLMVIGGLRALNGGCIDINAWEPDEGPLEWTFLGTKHSGSFVYNCAVMRC, from the coding sequence ATGAAATCATCCAAGCGACTAGCATTCCGAGGGCAAGGCTCAAAGCAAAAGTGCCCCAAGGGAGGGAACTCAAAGCGAAAGCACCTCGAGGAAGAGACTGGAGTGATGAAACCATCCAAGCCACTAGCATTCCAAGGGCAAGCTATGGATCAAGAAGATGACCAAGTCCACTATGGGTATTATATTGATACAAGTTCACTCGTCCTCCAACTTGGCCAAGATCTCTCAATTAATTGCTTACTTCGCTGCTCGAGGGCAGATTATGGCACTATCGCTTCACTCAATCAGAGTTTCAGGTCTCTAATCCGAAGAGGGGATCTTTATAAGTTGAGGAGGCAGCTGGGTATTGTAGAACATTGGGTTTATGTTTCTTGCAGCCTTCTTGAATGGGAAGCTTTTGATCCTTTGCGCCGTAGATGGATGTCTTTGCCTAAAATGATTTCAAACGAATGTTTCCTTTTTTCTGACAAGGAGTCACTGGCTGTTGGCACCGAACTTCTTGTCTTTGGAAAGGAAATAGAGTCTCAAGTGATCTACAAATACAGCATATTAACCAATGCATGGTCGTTTGGTGTAAGGACAAATATCCCAAGATGGCTGTTTGGCTCTGCTAGTCTTGGAGAGATTGCGATCGTGGCTTGTGGTTGCGACTCAAAAGGCAATTTACTGAGCTCTGCCGAACTTTATAACTCAATGACTGAAAGTTGGTGCACTCTCCCCAGAATGCATAAACCCAGAAAACTATGTTCAGGAGTATTCATAGATAGCAAGTTTTATGTCATCGGTGGTGTCGGAATAGGCAACCCAAGTGCAAGCGATGGAGCCAGCTTAAAGGTGCTTACCTGTGGAGAGGTATATGATTTAAGGACAGGAACCTGGTTTGAAATTCCTGATATGTACCCTCAATGTGCTAGAGAGGGTACTTATGATTCTCCTGCAACAACAAGAGCACCTGCTCTGCTCGCAGTGGTGAAGAATGAGTTATATGCAGCTTATTGCGATGAAAAGGAAGTCTGGAAGTATGACAAGCAGAGAAATATGTGGATTACCATAGGTAGATTGCCTGAACAGGCAACCTCTATGAATGGCTGGGGGTTGGCATTCAGGGCCTGTGGTAATCAACTAATGGTTATCGGTGGACTAAGGGCATTGAATGGAGGGTGCATAGATATCAATGCTTGGGAGCCAGATGAAGGTCCCCTCGAGTGGACATTCCTGGGAACAAAGCATTCTGGAAGTTTTGTGTATAATTGCGCTGTTATGCGCTGCTGA